Proteins encoded together in one Terriglobus saanensis SP1PR4 window:
- a CDS encoding periplasmic heavy metal sensor has product MMKSLQWTFLAAVLLSVGASAPAQMHGGGGPGGGGPGGGSGGGMGGPRGGGMSPFNVPSGMDRQNGRGMPPIPGSGPMSSTMRGGLQLGPPGRFWNDKSFAQTLGLRKDQQKKMDAIFGANKTAIVETFKTYQKEEKRLEAATKEKHPDESKVFAGIDAVVQARGNLEKAHAHMLLLIRGEMDDDQIARMEKFREGPPDESAQ; this is encoded by the coding sequence ATGATGAAATCGCTCCAATGGACTTTTTTAGCCGCGGTATTGCTCTCTGTGGGGGCATCTGCGCCCGCGCAGATGCACGGCGGTGGAGGTCCAGGCGGCGGTGGTCCTGGTGGGGGTTCCGGTGGAGGCATGGGCGGACCACGCGGCGGCGGTATGTCTCCCTTCAACGTACCCAGTGGCATGGATCGCCAGAATGGCAGGGGCATGCCACCCATACCAGGGTCCGGCCCCATGAGCAGTACGATGCGGGGTGGTCTGCAGTTGGGACCTCCGGGCCGTTTCTGGAACGACAAGTCATTCGCTCAGACTCTTGGCCTCCGCAAAGACCAGCAGAAGAAGATGGACGCTATCTTCGGTGCGAACAAAACGGCCATCGTCGAAACCTTCAAAACCTACCAGAAGGAAGAGAAACGCCTGGAAGCCGCGACGAAGGAAAAGCACCCCGACGAAAGCAAGGTCTTCGCGGGCATCGACGCTGTCGTTCAGGCGCGCGGAAACCTTGAGAAGGCCCACGCCCACATGCTCCTGCTCATCCGCGGCGAGATGGACGACGACCAGATCGCCCGTATGGAAAAGTTCAGAGAAGGCCCACCGGACGAATCGGCCCAGTAG
- a CDS encoding RNA polymerase sigma factor produces the protein MSIISELDDIDALVGLYRGRVLRYVMLSVGDQDLAETITQDCFLKAYNGRASFRGDCAVSTWLFTIANNLIRDHLRTKKFQFWRKAKATAIDATEMASFLPNGETSPETRILASERAEQVKVAMEKLSVNQRRMFILRFLEEMDLAEIAQATGMPVNTVKTHLHRAVTSIRKELGGAR, from the coding sequence GTGAGCATTATTTCGGAATTGGACGATATCGATGCCCTGGTCGGGCTTTATCGTGGGCGCGTCCTGCGGTATGTGATGTTGTCTGTCGGCGACCAGGACCTTGCGGAGACCATCACGCAGGACTGTTTTCTGAAGGCCTACAACGGCCGCGCGTCCTTCCGTGGAGATTGTGCCGTCAGCACATGGCTCTTCACCATTGCAAATAACCTTATCCGCGACCATCTCCGCACCAAAAAGTTCCAGTTTTGGCGAAAAGCCAAAGCGACGGCCATCGACGCAACCGAGATGGCTTCCTTCCTCCCAAATGGGGAAACTTCGCCTGAAACACGTATCCTGGCCAGCGAACGGGCGGAACAGGTCAAAGTAGCGATGGAAAAACTTTCTGTAAACCAGCGCAGGATGTTTATCCTGAGATTTCTGGAAGAAATGGACCTTGCCGAGATCGCCCAGGCAACAGGTATGCCTGTGAACACTGTTAAGACGCATCTGCACCGGGCCGTCACCAGTATCCGCAAGGAATTAGGGGGAGCTCGATGA
- a CDS encoding dienelactone hydrolase family protein codes for MRFYLLLLYLLTTELAHAFGPSSFRFSTKPGPYTVGFRVAYQYDNSRTYNALTDVNGTLANKSGARPLQTLIWYPAHLAPRASAMTYGDYLSLFVSEDSFTLTSSEAASVLKKNLHDYQVDADPQARMRAIKDAPTQRGKFPLVIYAPSFSGPAFENADICEYLASYGYIVMASPSIGADSFDMTGGIPGAETQAKDISFEIGFSSSIPEVDSSHIAVLGYSWGGLSNFFAAAKDDRIKALLAFDGSARYFPSLLSKSGYVQPKDMTIPMLFFTRGEIPLEELVGADVSASVLNEMAHSDVYIVRMHNMRHGEFDSMKQRSPAYWTRHPSAEYSPEETSESYNWVGRYTLAFLDWTFRQDQHAHQFLTNSPAANGVPGHMLAVQFNPKKEDQPSTQKP; via the coding sequence ATGCGCTTTTATCTTCTTTTGCTTTACCTACTGACTACGGAGTTGGCACACGCCTTCGGTCCGTCGAGTTTCAGGTTTTCAACTAAGCCCGGCCCCTACACAGTAGGCTTCCGTGTCGCATACCAGTATGACAATTCCCGAACCTACAACGCGTTGACCGATGTGAACGGAACATTAGCTAATAAAAGCGGGGCACGCCCCCTGCAAACCCTCATTTGGTATCCGGCCCACCTCGCTCCTCGCGCGTCCGCGATGACTTACGGTGACTATCTCAGTCTCTTCGTGTCGGAAGATAGCTTCACGCTCACATCTTCTGAAGCGGCGAGTGTGCTCAAGAAGAATCTCCACGATTATCAGGTCGACGCAGATCCTCAAGCCAGGATGCGAGCTATAAAAGATGCTCCCACTCAACGCGGCAAGTTTCCTTTGGTGATCTACGCCCCCAGCTTCAGCGGACCAGCTTTTGAGAACGCCGATATTTGCGAATATCTCGCCAGTTATGGATACATTGTCATGGCGAGTCCTTCGATTGGCGCTGACTCGTTCGACATGACTGGTGGAATTCCCGGAGCCGAGACACAGGCCAAAGACATTTCATTTGAAATAGGTTTCTCCAGCTCAATACCGGAAGTTGACTCCTCACACATTGCGGTACTGGGTTATAGCTGGGGTGGCCTCTCAAACTTCTTTGCAGCCGCAAAGGACGACCGCATCAAGGCGCTCCTGGCGTTCGACGGCTCCGCCCGATACTTTCCTAGCCTCCTCAGCAAATCCGGATATGTTCAACCAAAAGACATGACGATTCCAATGCTGTTCTTCACGCGAGGCGAAATTCCTCTTGAAGAGTTAGTGGGTGCCGACGTCTCCGCGAGCGTTCTAAACGAAATGGCTCACAGCGACGTTTATATCGTGAGGATGCATAACATGCGACACGGAGAATTCGATTCGATGAAGCAGCGTTCGCCAGCGTACTGGACTCGTCACCCTTCGGCGGAGTATTCGCCTGAAGAGACAAGCGAAAGCTACAACTGGGTTGGGCGCTACACTCTCGCATTCTTGGATTGGACGTTCAGGCAGGACCAACACGCCCATCAATTTCTGACGAACTCTCCGGCGGCAAATGGAGTGCCGGGCCACATGCTCGCTGTGCAATTTAATCCCAAAAAGGAAGACCAGCCGTCGACGCAAAAGCCTTGA